The region CAGAGATTGTCAGTTCCGGGATAGGTTCAGGAATAAAAGTAATGTTCATAGGGCGCTTCCTTCCGTGGCGGGTACGATGCGGATGATCAATCGCCCCGGTTCTGTGATCACCTCGATCCTTTGGCCGGTGGTAAAGCCGTACTGCTCCAGCCATTTACCCGTAAGGGTGAGTTGTGGCGGTGGGTTGGGCCTGCCGCCGTTGGGGCGATAGCCAACAATGCACTTGCGTGCTTGGGGTGTGGCGGGTTCTGACGTAGAATCTGCTCTAGCCATAGTAACTACCTCTTTAGTTGCTTGTGGTGAGCAGTAACAGCAGGTTGGCGCCTGCTGTTACTGCGTTATTTTCACTACCCTTATTTTGTAACTTTTCTTGCTGAATCCCAACGTCGGGTTTGATAGCGGATAATCAAACTTTCCAATACTTCGCGGATCACCGCCTGTTCGCTTTCATTTAACTGACTGACAGCTTCGAATTGTAATGCCAGTGCATAAGTATGCCCACGTTCATATTCATCAAAAAGTAAGTAATCAGTACTGACCTGCAATGCCATCGCTATTTTTTTGAGAGCATCCAGAGAGGGAAGTGCTTGCGAATTTTCATATTTCTTCCAACTATTTACATGAATGCCAATGGTATCGGCCATCTCTTGTTGGGAAAGCCCTAATCTTTGGCGTAACTCATTTAATCGGGCAGCTAATGGCATAGAAAACAGAGTCCTGTTAAAGGGAATTACCCAAATATTATTTCATTGTTACCCCGTGGAATGGGTTTATGTTTAAAGGGTATCATTATGTTTAAAAAATACATCCTGATGTTTTTAAGTTTGCGAGATACTTCGCAGACAGATAATGGCAGGGGAATTTCATATTGGTATTATGGAAATGTGCAGGCAAGGATGCCACGGTAGGGCGGTAGCTTGCTTTCGCCAATCAAATCTATTTTTAACCAGTTGCAGGCGGGCAAAGACGTGACCCTGAACGCCACCCGTGACGTGAACCTGCTTTCCGCCAAAAACACCCAGTATCTGGACGGCAAGAACGAGAGCCAGGGCGGCAGCTTTACCTTTGGCTCCATGACCGGCTCGGGCAGCATCAGCCTGAGCAAAGACAAAATGCACAGCAACTACGACAGCGTGCAGGAGCAGACGGGCATCTTTGCCGGCAAGGGCGGCTTTGACGTGACGGTGGGCGAACACACCCAGCTTAACGGCGCGGTGATTGGCAGCACCGCCACGGCGGACAAAAACAAACTCGACACCGGTACGCTGGGCTTTAAGGACATCCACAATCAGGCTGATTTCGACGTCGAGCACCAGAGCGTGGGCATCAGCTCCGGCGGCAGCATCGGCAGCCAGTTCGCCGGCAATATGGCCAACGGCCTGCTGGTGGGCGCCAACAACAGCGGGCACGACAGCTCCACCACCCACGCGGCGGTGAGCGACGGTACTATCGTCATCCGCGATCAGGACAAACAGACGCAGAACGTCAACGACCTGAGCCGCGACGTCGAGCACGCCAACCAGACGTTAAGCCCGATCTTCGACAAAGAGAAAGAGCAGAAACGGCTGCAACAGGCGCAACTGATCGGCGAGATCGGCAATCAGGCGATGGACATTGCGCGGACCGAGGGTTCGATCGCCGCGACCAAAGCCGCAAAAGAGAAGATGAATAACGTCACGGACGCCGATCGCCAGGCTGCGGCGGCTAAGCTGGCGAAAGAGAAACCGGGCAAGGTCATCACCGACGACGATATCAACGCGCAGATTTACCAGACGGCGTATAACCAGGCGTTTAGCGAATCGGGTTATGGTACGGGCGGTAAGGTGCAGCGCGCCATGCAGGCAGCCACGGCGGCAGTTCAGGGGTTGTCTGGTGGCGATTTGACGGGGGCATTGGCTAATGGGGCTGCGCCTTATATCACCAAAGTGATAGCAGACAGTATCGACGATCCGGCAGCGCGAGTCCTGGCACACGCAGCGGTTAATGGTGCGTTGGCGGCCGCTCAGGGCAACAATGCTTTGGTTGGTGCAGGCGGTGCAGCGACCGGTGAGCTTATCGGCATGATTGCTATCAATGCTTACGGTAAACCGGTGAGTGAACTGAGCGAAACGGAGAAGCAGACGGTATCGGCATTGGCCACACTGGCGGCAGGGCTGGCCGGCGGGTTGATTGGCGACAGCACTGCCGATGCGGTCGCGGGGGCGCAGACCGGTAAGACGGTGGTTGAGAACAATGCGATAAGCGATATCGTAGAGAATAAATTCTCTGGGATAACGCAGGAAGAAAAATACCAAAGAGCGCAGGATGAGCTTAAAGCGGCGGTAGAGGCCTATCAGCAGAAAACCTGTGCCGGGTTGAGCCCAGATGCTTGTTCGGCCAAGTTGCGGGCTAACAGAGATGAAATGCTGAAAGGTGCAGCCGGTTTTGGTATAGACTTTGTACCTGTGGTGGGGGATATCAAGAGCTTTGCGGAAGCGCAGAGCGCACTGGATTACCTGGCCGCGACAGTAGGTCTGATTCCTGTACTGGGAGATGGTGCCGGTAAGTTCATCAAGGCGGCAGAGAAAGCGCTGGAAAAAGGTGATGTTGCTGAAGCGTCGAAGCTGATTAATAAAGCAAGCGATGAAATTGTTGCGGTTTCTGGTAGCAAAGGTAACTGGAGTAAAGAACTGAACAACCCTCAGCCAAATAAGACCTATAAGCTGGATGGTAATAAGTCATTTAAAACTGACGCTTTGGGAAGGACGGAGAGCATCGAGAGTTCATTATCTTTGTCCAAGAATGATCGAAATACGTATCAACAATGTAAAGCTGGGAAGTGTGGTAATGCAGGTGATGAAGGGGGACACTTGATTGCCAGTATTTTCAATGGCCCTGGTGAGAAGCTCAATCTTGTTCCGATGGACGGTAATCTGAATAATGGCGTGTGGAAACAGATGGAAAACACTTGGGCTAATGCTTTGAAAGATGGTAAAAAAGTCGACGTGAATATCCAGCCGATATACTCGGGAGATAGTACTCGACCAGATAGGTTTATCGTTAAGTATTCGATAGACAATGGTAGGCCTGTGAATATTGACTTTAAAAATACTCCTGGAGGTAAATGATGCAACATCAGGAGATATATCAAAAAATAGGAAAGATATTGTTTAGTTGTGGGCCAGATAATGCTCGAAAGCTGATCGTCAGAGCTGAAGTATTCCCTGAGAATGATGGGAGTAAATATGAGTTCGACTATCTGGATGAAAACGGAGATCTAGGCTGGTTCGATCCAGATGGTAGAGCTATAGCCGATTTAACGGATGCTTTAATTGAGTTAAAAAATTTTTTTATAGACAATAACCTAACTAATGGGATGCCAGTCTGGTCAAAGTGTGAAATAACGGTGGATGTTCCCGAAGAAAAAATAAATATAAAAGTGCAATACGATGATTAACAAAGATCCCGGCCTTGCGCCGGGATCTTTGCTTCTAAGCCCTAAATCCCCTAACTTCTCGTCGCAACAGCCGAATAACCCCCGGAGCGGCGGTAACTTCCAGTTGTGCCGCATCGGTGATGCCGGATTCGATCAGCCAGTCGCCACCAATCACCAGCTCGCCATTCTGTCGCACCCAGTCCGCCCCCAGATCCGTGCGGTGCTGGCTGGCCTCGCACAGTGCTTCCCAGATAGCATCTTCGGTAACGGTAGTGATCCACAGTTCATCTGGCCGCAGGGTGAGTTGCAACGGTTCACCGATGCCAAAACCCAACTCGGCCAGCTCAACGCCAGAGATTGTCAGTTCCGGGATAGGTTCAGGAATAAAAGTGATGTTCATAGGGCGCTTCCTTCCGTGGCGGGTACGATGCGGATGATCAATCGCCCCGGTTCTGTGATCACCTCGATCCTTTGGCCGGTGGTAAAGCCGTACTGCTCCAGCCATTTACCCGTAAGGGTCAGCTGTGGGGGTGGGTTGGGCCTGCCGCCGTTGGGGCGATAGCCAACAATGCACTTGCGTGCTTGGGGTGTGGCGGGTTCTGACGTAGAATCTGCTCTAGCCATAGTAACTACCTCTTTAGTTGCTTGTGGTGAGCAGTAACAGCAGGTTGCACCCTGCTGTTACTGCGTTATTTTCACTACCCTTATTTTGTAACTTTTCTTGCTGAATCCCAACGTCGGGTTTGATAGCGGATAATCAAACTTTCCAGTACTTCACGGATAATTGCTTGTTCATCCTCGTTCAACTGGCTGGCTGCTTCGAACTGTAATTTCAGTGTATTGATATGCCCACGTTCATGTTCATCGAAGAGCAATAAATCAGTGCTGATATATAATGCTGAAGCTATTTTTTTGATGGCATCCAATGACGGGAGTGATTGAGAGTTTTCATATTTTTTCCAGCTATTTATATGTACTCCAACCATATCTGCCATAGCTTGTTGAGAAAGTCCTAACTTTTTACGCAACACATTTAATCGGGCACCTAATGACATAGAAACAGAGTCCTATTAAGGGAAATTACCCAGATAGTACCCGATGCTGCCTTTATGGAATGGGTTTATATTTTCAGTATGATTTAATGTTTAAAATAACACATCATATTGTTCTTTTATTTGCGAGATACTTCGCAAACCGCAAACCGCAAACCGCAAACCGCAAACCGCAAACCGCAAACCGCAAACCGCAAACCGCTAATCGGCGTCGGTTCCGGCGGTATTGGGCTGAGCGTTTCGGCCAGCGGTAACAGCGCCTGGCTGAAGGGCAAAAGCGTCTCAATACGGTCGATACAATGGGTAATGGTAAACTTAATCCTGCAGAGGCAGCAGCCGCAGCGAGTGGAGCGCTTACCTGATTCAGTCGCCGGGCAGAAAAGTGCTGACTTTGTTATTACCAGCGGACCACAGGCTGGAAAGACTGTTGATTTGATGTATACGACGAAAAATCTTTCGCAGAAAGAAATTGATGGTCTAAATAAGTTCTATGAGAA is a window of Serratia plymuthica DNA encoding:
- a CDS encoding SymE family type I addiction module toxin; its protein translation is MARADSTSEPATPQARKCIVGYRPNGGRPNPPPQLTLTGKWLEQYGFTTGQRIEVITEPGRLIIRIVPATEGSAL
- a CDS encoding helix-turn-helix domain-containing protein, yielding MPLAARLNELRQRLGLSQQEMADTIGIHVNSWKKYENSQALPSLDALKKIAMALQVSTDYLLFDEYERGHTYALALQFEAVSQLNESEQAVIREVLESLIIRYQTRRWDSARKVTK
- a CDS encoding SymE family type I addiction module toxin; its protein translation is MARADSTSEPATPQARKCIVGYRPNGGRPNPPPQLTLTGKWLEQYGFTTGQRIEVITEPGRLIIRIVPATEGSAL
- a CDS encoding helix-turn-helix domain-containing protein, with the translated sequence MSLGARLNVLRKKLGLSQQAMADMVGVHINSWKKYENSQSLPSLDAIKKIASALYISTDLLLFDEHERGHINTLKLQFEAASQLNEDEQAIIREVLESLIIRYQTRRWDSARKVTK